One region of Anas acuta chromosome Z, bAnaAcu1.1, whole genome shotgun sequence genomic DNA includes:
- the LOC137848099 gene encoding C-C motif chemokine 19-like, producing the protein MQQLHLLCLGLLVLGCILHVHGGNNVLDCCLRTSENPIPRRIVQRYQIQLVQDGCEIPANVFITVRGKRLCAPLEAPWAVRLREKLDSGSARKVPNKGN; encoded by the exons ATGCAGCAGCTGCATCTTCTCTGCCTCGGTCTCCTGGTGCTGGGATGTATCCTGCACG tGCACGGCGGCAACAACGTCCTGGACTGCTGCCTGAGGACGAGCGAGAATCCCATCCCGCGGCGGATCGTGCAGAGATATCAGATACAGCTGGTGCAGGACGGCTGCGAAATCCCTGCCAACGT GTTCATCACCGTGAGGGGCAAGCGCCTCTGCGCCCCACTCGAAGCCCCGTGGGCAGTTCGCCTCCGGGAGAAGCTGGACTCTGGCTCTGCCAGGAAG GTCCCAAATAAAGGCAATTAG
- the LOC137848098 gene encoding C-C motif chemokine 21a-like, which produces MALRILLPLLLLAAALLLLPAEGVDNVASDCCLKTSKKNIPSAWVKSYRIQGPETGCLLRAVVFTTKKEKKICSSLTSPAVQKLIRSLEEKQKNPPPKPQGRSRRLKRKQA; this is translated from the exons ATGGCTCTGCGCATCCTCCTgccgctgctcctgctggccgctgccctcctgctcctcccggCTGAAG GTGTTGACAATGTGGCCTCAGACTGCTGCCTGAAGACCAGCAAGAAAAACATCCCCAGCGCCTGGGTGAAGTCCTACAGGATCCAGGGCCCCGAGACGGGATGCCTGCTGCGTGCTGTCGT GTTCACCActaagaaggagaagaaaatctgcTCCTCTCTCACCAGTCCAGCCGTCCAGAAGCTGATCcgcagcctggaggagaagcagaagaaccCCCCTCCGAAGCCCCAGGGCAGATCCAGGCGGCTGAAGCGGAAGCAGGCCTAA